Proteins encoded in a region of the Tribolium castaneum strain GA2 chromosome 7, icTriCast1.1, whole genome shotgun sequence genome:
- the LOC103313023 gene encoding receptor-type tyrosine-protein phosphatase alpha-like isoform X5, with protein MDIQPWFLVTFLVLILPNIYVTTIKNKLHVFTKEWDKEWIVKNTTTLPLGSVTDERLEDFPILEETPLKYTSAFHSSFSFSVFSNTKWKMRLLMSDDLSPMDYLGQGDVNNWTQYSVVTIKNTTYIYRKKSTEYWERDFKPTSITLFSTKKIFLRPQFCWCYKTRFCNMVLKTIFADDFLWSNSTSKELTTIEIHPNRNTSLLLYTSLCAECILDVSVNNGDSFRIFQTHPEKHNVQFWQTKKIDLGDDYQKKNIILTFNKTIFHPDVLGFWAIDFKLCNIIKEKSIVKGMSKKTKCFDLEHFKVNSLHKLKNSETRTESPHFSSDIRVTTETESFTVTSFANKKENKNYVNDTEAMKNITFREVKNNEENSSVFLTVINVMTLSGTQSSTVTSLIDTKTNNDNYVNVTKVTKTRTFREDNNNEENSSVFLTVIVIIAPQLFLCIFVIVLFKKQLRKMCYKINPDRDPENMPLQSVEIESKNNMYIKKANFLEILYRKLENHEFNEEFSTLPAFADKTLAALRNKNKNRNSIRINLPYDHNRVILKELDGVGTGDYINASYIDGFNRSRAYIASQGPKFSTLKDFWRMIWQENIELIIMATNFMTDNAKNVRIRLCAEYLPSGLDAVFECGRITVTLVDELNCGNYVKRKLTVRYSEYQREIWHIHINWRSECQLLYPNDLISVIKEIKKLYEKTLHPILIHSGFGTTRTGLFILCDMALKMLEQCNAVNVYDLAEKLRKQRYNVINSMQQYILAHLVVAEYIMEEEYRSKSLHTNHYENIGENLKNQLIYLKKLCEHDKIVHRWMPQATKYTFPTVFVDSYEKYEKYILTPQPITNDENKFAEFWILLAEKSIDCIVFLNKMKKSLQLYPCRIEYENVIVKVECIKITKPCTYTLRTMSLLIYDKASKKNTKKKLFFTNLKNVQFLLVKFC; from the exons atgGACATACAGCCTTGGTTTTTGGTTACATTTTTGGTGCTTATTTTACCGAATATCTATGTTACCACGATAAAGAACAAGTTGCATGTGTTTACCAAGGAATGGGATAAAGAATGGATTGTGAAAAATACTACGACTTTACCTTTAGGATCGGTTACTGATGAAAGATTGGAAG attttccaATTCTCGAAGAAACTCCATTAAAATATACTTCAGCGTTTCACTCTTCCTTTTCCTTCTCGGTGTTTTCCAACACTAAGTGGAAAATGCGCTTACTTATGAGTGATGACCTATCTCCAATGGATTATTTAGGACAAGGGGATGTAAACAATTGGACTCAATATAGTGTtgtgacaattaaaaatacgaCGTAcatttacagaaaaaaaagcaCTGAATATTGGGAAAGAGATTTTAAACCAACATCTATCACTCTTTTcagcacaaaaaaaatttttttgagaccACAATTTTGTTGGTGTTATAAAACGAGATTTTGTAATATggtattaaaaactatatttgCAGACGATTTTTTATGGTCAAATTCTACAAGCAAAGAACTGACTACTATAGAAATCCACCCAAATAGAAATACAAGTTTACTTTTGTATACGTCATTGTGTGCAGAGTGTATTTTAGATGTTAGTGTTAACAACGGAGACagttttagaattttccaAACTCACCCAGAGAAGCATAACGTACAGTTTTggcaaaccaaaaaaattgatttaggAGATGACTATcaaaagaaaaacataattttaacatttaataaaacaatatttcatCCCGATGTTCTTGGATTCTGGGCAATAGATTTCAAATTGTGTAACAtcattaaagaaaaat CAATTGTTAAAGGCatgtcaaaaaaaactaaatgttTTGATTTAGAACATTTTAAAGTAAACAGCCTTCACAAATTAAAG aacagTGAAACTAGAACCGAATCACCTCATTTTTCATCTGATATACGAGTAACAACAG AAACTGAAAGTTTTACCGTGACCAGTTTtgcaaacaaaaaagaaaacaaaaattatgttaatgaTACCGAAGCTatgaaaaatataacatttcgtgaagttaaaaataatgaagaaaatagtTCAGTGTTTCTGACAGTAATAAATGTTATGACATTATCAGGAACACAAAGTTCTACCGTGACCAGTTTAATAGACACAAAGACAAACAACGACAATTATGTTAATGTTACCAAAGTTACGAAAACTAGAACATTTCGTGAAGATAacaataatgaagaaaatagtTCAGTGTTTCTGACAGTAATCGTAATTATAGCTCCGCAATTGTTcctttgtatttttgttatagtgctttttaaaaaacaactgaGGAAAATGTGTTATAAAATTAACCCGGACAGGGATCCAGAAAATATGCCACTACAAAGTGTTGAAATTGAgagcaaaaataatatgtatattaaaaaagctaactttctagaaattttgtaccGCAAATTAGAAAACCACGAATTCAACGAGGAATTTAGC ACATTACCAGCTTTTGCAGACAAGACCTTGGCAGctttaagaaataaaaataaaaacagaaattctATACGAATTAATCTTCCAT ATGACCACAACCGTGTTATTCTTAAAGAACTGGACGGAGTGGGAACAGGCGATTACATAAATGCCAGCTATATTGac GGTTTTAATCGCTCCAGGGCCTACATAGCTAGTCAAGGaccaaaattttctacattaAAAGATTTTTGGAGAATGATTTGGCAAGAAAAtatagaattaataataatggcTACTAATTTTATGACTGACAACGCAAAAAATGTtagaatt AGACTGTGTGCCGAATATTTACCTTCGGGGCTAGATGCAGTTTTTGAATGTGGTCGCATCACAGTAACACTAGTAGATGAACTAAATTGTGGAAATTATGTCAAAAGAAAATTAACAGTTCGTTATTCTGAATACCAGCGAGAAATTTGGCACATTCACATAAACTGGCGCTCTGAATGTCAGCTTCTTTATCCCAATGATTTGATATCAGTTAtcaaagaaatcaaaaaattgtacgaAAAGACTTTGCATCCGATCTTAATACATTCAGG ttTTGGCACTACTAGGACaggactttttattttatgcgaTATGGCGCTAAAAATGCTCGAACAGTGTAACGCTGTTAATGTATATGACTTAGCTGAAAAGTTACGCAAACAACGGTACAACGTTATAAATTCAATG CAACAATACATTTTAGCTCATCTAGTAGTGGCCGAATATATAATGGAGGAAGAATATAGGAGTAAGTCACTTCATACTAATCACTACGAGAATATTggagaaaatttgaaaaaccagTTGatatatcttaaaaaattatgtgagCATGACAAAATTGTTCATCGTTGGATGCCCCAAGCTACGAAATACACTTTTCCTACAGTTTTTG ttgACAGctatgaaaaatatgaaaaatatatacttacaccacaaccaataacaaatgACGAAAATAAGTTTGCTGAGTTTTGGATACTACTGGCTGAAAAATCAATAGATTGTATCGTATTTCTTAACaagatgaaaaaaagt ttgCAGTTATATCCTTGCAGAATTGAATATGAGAATGTTATCGTTAAAGTTgaatgtataaaaataactaaaccTTGTACTTACACCTTAAGAACAATGTCTTTGTTAATTTATGATAAAGCTTCCAAAAAG AACACCAAAAAGAAGTTGTTTTTTACGAACTTAAAGAACGTGCAATTTTTGCttgtaaaattttgctga
- the LOC103313023 gene encoding receptor-type tyrosine-protein phosphatase epsilon-like isoform X3 encodes MDIQPWFLVTFLVLILPNIYVTTIKNKLHVFTKEWDKEWIVKNTTTLPLGSVTDERLEDFPILEETPLKYTSAFHSSFSFSVFSNTKWKMRLLMSDDLSPMDYLGQGDVNNWTQYSVVTIKNTTYIYRKKSTEYWERDFKPTSITLFSTKKIFLRPQFYDFLWSNSTSKELTTIEIHPNRNTSLLLYTSLCAECILDVSVNNGDSFRIFQTHPEKHNVQFWQTKKIDLGDDYQKKNIILTFNKTIFHPDVLGFWAIDFKLCNIIKEKSIVKGMSKKTKCFDLEHFKVNSLHKLKNSETRTESPHFSSDIRVTTETESFTVTSFANKKENKNYVNDTEAMKNITFREVKNNEENSSVFLTVINVMTLSGTQSSTVTSLIDTKTNNDNYVNVTKVTKTRTFREDNNNEENSSVFLTVIVIIAPQLFLCIFVIVLFKKQLRKMCYKINPDRDPENMPLQSVEIESKNNMYIKKANFLEILYRKLENHEFNEEFSTLPAFADKTLAALRNKNKNRNSIRINLPYDHNRVILKELDGVGTGDYINASYIDGFNRSRAYIASQGPKFSTLKDFWRMIWQENIELIIMATNFMTDNAKNVRIRLCAEYLPSGLDAVFECGRITVTLVDELNCGNYVKRKLTVRYSEYQREIWHIHINWRSECQLLYPNDLISVIKEIKKLYEKTLHPILIHSGFGTTRTGLFILCDMALKMLEQCNAVNVYDLAEKLRKQRYNVINSMQQYILAHLVVAEYIMEEEYRSKSLHTNHYENIGENLKNQLIYLKKLCEHDKIVHRWMPQATKYTFPTVFVDSYEKYEKYILTPQPITNDENKFAEFWILLAEKSIDCIVFLNKMKKSLQLYPCRIEYENVIVKVECIKITKPCTYTLRTMSLLIYDKASKKIEHQKEVVFYELKERAIFACKILLTLLCEVKKFKKIALSCNDEFKMCGLFLVLAYIIEKYETELKLDVINAVRVARRSGTEFLDTTKQLQRVYLCIREYLKNFQRYNFIDDNCSSTQASTFV; translated from the exons atgGACATACAGCCTTGGTTTTTGGTTACATTTTTGGTGCTTATTTTACCGAATATCTATGTTACCACGATAAAGAACAAGTTGCATGTGTTTACCAAGGAATGGGATAAAGAATGGATTGTGAAAAATACTACGACTTTACCTTTAGGATCGGTTACTGATGAAAGATTGGAAG attttccaATTCTCGAAGAAACTCCATTAAAATATACTTCAGCGTTTCACTCTTCCTTTTCCTTCTCGGTGTTTTCCAACACTAAGTGGAAAATGCGCTTACTTATGAGTGATGACCTATCTCCAATGGATTATTTAGGACAAGGGGATGTAAACAATTGGACTCAATATAGTGTtgtgacaattaaaaatacgaCGTAcatttacagaaaaaaaagcaCTGAATATTGGGAAAGAGATTTTAAACCAACATCTATCACTCTTTTcagcacaaaaaaaatttttttgagaccACAATTTT ACGATTTTTTATGGTCAAATTCTACAAGCAAAGAACTGACTACTATAGAAATCCACCCAAATAGAAATACAAGTTTACTTTTGTATACGTCATTGTGTGCAGAGTGTATTTTAGATGTTAGTGTTAACAACGGAGACagttttagaattttccaAACTCACCCAGAGAAGCATAACGTACAGTTTTggcaaaccaaaaaaattgatttaggAGATGACTATcaaaagaaaaacataattttaacatttaataaaacaatatttcatCCCGATGTTCTTGGATTCTGGGCAATAGATTTCAAATTGTGTAACAtcattaaagaaaaat CAATTGTTAAAGGCatgtcaaaaaaaactaaatgttTTGATTTAGAACATTTTAAAGTAAACAGCCTTCACAAATTAAAG aacagTGAAACTAGAACCGAATCACCTCATTTTTCATCTGATATACGAGTAACAACAG AAACTGAAAGTTTTACCGTGACCAGTTTtgcaaacaaaaaagaaaacaaaaattatgttaatgaTACCGAAGCTatgaaaaatataacatttcgtgaagttaaaaataatgaagaaaatagtTCAGTGTTTCTGACAGTAATAAATGTTATGACATTATCAGGAACACAAAGTTCTACCGTGACCAGTTTAATAGACACAAAGACAAACAACGACAATTATGTTAATGTTACCAAAGTTACGAAAACTAGAACATTTCGTGAAGATAacaataatgaagaaaatagtTCAGTGTTTCTGACAGTAATCGTAATTATAGCTCCGCAATTGTTcctttgtatttttgttatagtgctttttaaaaaacaactgaGGAAAATGTGTTATAAAATTAACCCGGACAGGGATCCAGAAAATATGCCACTACAAAGTGTTGAAATTGAgagcaaaaataatatgtatattaaaaaagctaactttctagaaattttgtaccGCAAATTAGAAAACCACGAATTCAACGAGGAATTTAGC ACATTACCAGCTTTTGCAGACAAGACCTTGGCAGctttaagaaataaaaataaaaacagaaattctATACGAATTAATCTTCCAT ATGACCACAACCGTGTTATTCTTAAAGAACTGGACGGAGTGGGAACAGGCGATTACATAAATGCCAGCTATATTGac GGTTTTAATCGCTCCAGGGCCTACATAGCTAGTCAAGGaccaaaattttctacattaAAAGATTTTTGGAGAATGATTTGGCAAGAAAAtatagaattaataataatggcTACTAATTTTATGACTGACAACGCAAAAAATGTtagaatt AGACTGTGTGCCGAATATTTACCTTCGGGGCTAGATGCAGTTTTTGAATGTGGTCGCATCACAGTAACACTAGTAGATGAACTAAATTGTGGAAATTATGTCAAAAGAAAATTAACAGTTCGTTATTCTGAATACCAGCGAGAAATTTGGCACATTCACATAAACTGGCGCTCTGAATGTCAGCTTCTTTATCCCAATGATTTGATATCAGTTAtcaaagaaatcaaaaaattgtacgaAAAGACTTTGCATCCGATCTTAATACATTCAGG ttTTGGCACTACTAGGACaggactttttattttatgcgaTATGGCGCTAAAAATGCTCGAACAGTGTAACGCTGTTAATGTATATGACTTAGCTGAAAAGTTACGCAAACAACGGTACAACGTTATAAATTCAATG CAACAATACATTTTAGCTCATCTAGTAGTGGCCGAATATATAATGGAGGAAGAATATAGGAGTAAGTCACTTCATACTAATCACTACGAGAATATTggagaaaatttgaaaaaccagTTGatatatcttaaaaaattatgtgagCATGACAAAATTGTTCATCGTTGGATGCCCCAAGCTACGAAATACACTTTTCCTACAGTTTTTG ttgACAGctatgaaaaatatgaaaaatatatacttacaccacaaccaataacaaatgACGAAAATAAGTTTGCTGAGTTTTGGATACTACTGGCTGAAAAATCAATAGATTGTATCGTATTTCTTAACaagatgaaaaaaagt ttgCAGTTATATCCTTGCAGAATTGAATATGAGAATGTTATCGTTAAAGTTgaatgtataaaaataactaaaccTTGTACTTACACCTTAAGAACAATGTCTTTGTTAATTTATGATAAAGCTTCCAAAAAG ATAGAACACCAAAAAGAAGTTGTTTTTTACGAACTTAAAGAACGTGCAATTTTTGCttgtaaaattttgctgaCATTACTTTGTGAAGTTaagaagtttaaaaaaatagctctTTCGTGCAA tgatgaatttaaaatgtgtggGCTATTTCTAGTGTTAGCTTACATAATAGAAAAATACGAAACTGAACTCAAACTCGACGTAATCAATGCAGTACGTGTTGCAAGAAGAAGTGGTACTGAATTTCTTGACACTACG AAGCAATTACAGCGTGTTTATTTGTGTATTcgtgaatatttaaaaaatttccagCGCTATAACTTTATTGATGA CAATTGTTCATCGACCCAAGCAAGCACTTTCGTGTAG
- the LOC103313023 gene encoding receptor-type tyrosine-protein phosphatase epsilon-like isoform X1, with amino-acid sequence MDIQPWFLVTFLVLILPNIYVTTIKNKLHVFTKEWDKEWIVKNTTTLPLGSVTDERLEDFPILEETPLKYTSAFHSSFSFSVFSNTKWKMRLLMSDDLSPMDYLGQGDVNNWTQYSVVTIKNTTYIYRKKSTEYWERDFKPTSITLFSTKKIFLRPQFCWCYKTRFCNMVLKTIFADDFLWSNSTSKELTTIEIHPNRNTSLLLYTSLCAECILDVSVNNGDSFRIFQTHPEKHNVQFWQTKKIDLGDDYQKKNIILTFNKTIFHPDVLGFWAIDFKLCNIIKEKSIVKGMSKKTKCFDLEHFKVNSLHKLKNSETRTESPHFSSDIRVTTETESFTVTSFANKKENKNYVNDTEAMKNITFREVKNNEENSSVFLTVINVMTLSGTQSSTVTSLIDTKTNNDNYVNVTKVTKTRTFREDNNNEENSSVFLTVIVIIAPQLFLCIFVIVLFKKQLRKMCYKINPDRDPENMPLQSVEIESKNNMYIKKANFLEILYRKLENHEFNEEFSTLPAFADKTLAALRNKNKNRNSIRINLPYDHNRVILKELDGVGTGDYINASYIDGFNRSRAYIASQGPKFSTLKDFWRMIWQENIELIIMATNFMTDNAKNVRIRLCAEYLPSGLDAVFECGRITVTLVDELNCGNYVKRKLTVRYSEYQREIWHIHINWRSECQLLYPNDLISVIKEIKKLYEKTLHPILIHSGFGTTRTGLFILCDMALKMLEQCNAVNVYDLAEKLRKQRYNVINSMQQYILAHLVVAEYIMEEEYRSKSLHTNHYENIGENLKNQLIYLKKLCEHDKIVHRWMPQATKYTFPTVFVDSYEKYEKYILTPQPITNDENKFAEFWILLAEKSIDCIVFLNKMKKSLQLYPCRIEYENVIVKVECIKITKPCTYTLRTMSLLIYDKASKKIEHQKEVVFYELKERAIFACKILLTLLCEVKKFKKIALSCNDEFKMCGLFLVLAYIIEKYETELKLDVINAVRVARRSGTEFLDTTKQLQRVYLCIREYLKNFQRYNFIDDNCSSTQASTFV; translated from the exons atgGACATACAGCCTTGGTTTTTGGTTACATTTTTGGTGCTTATTTTACCGAATATCTATGTTACCACGATAAAGAACAAGTTGCATGTGTTTACCAAGGAATGGGATAAAGAATGGATTGTGAAAAATACTACGACTTTACCTTTAGGATCGGTTACTGATGAAAGATTGGAAG attttccaATTCTCGAAGAAACTCCATTAAAATATACTTCAGCGTTTCACTCTTCCTTTTCCTTCTCGGTGTTTTCCAACACTAAGTGGAAAATGCGCTTACTTATGAGTGATGACCTATCTCCAATGGATTATTTAGGACAAGGGGATGTAAACAATTGGACTCAATATAGTGTtgtgacaattaaaaatacgaCGTAcatttacagaaaaaaaagcaCTGAATATTGGGAAAGAGATTTTAAACCAACATCTATCACTCTTTTcagcacaaaaaaaatttttttgagaccACAATTTTGTTGGTGTTATAAAACGAGATTTTGTAATATggtattaaaaactatatttgCAGACGATTTTTTATGGTCAAATTCTACAAGCAAAGAACTGACTACTATAGAAATCCACCCAAATAGAAATACAAGTTTACTTTTGTATACGTCATTGTGTGCAGAGTGTATTTTAGATGTTAGTGTTAACAACGGAGACagttttagaattttccaAACTCACCCAGAGAAGCATAACGTACAGTTTTggcaaaccaaaaaaattgatttaggAGATGACTATcaaaagaaaaacataattttaacatttaataaaacaatatttcatCCCGATGTTCTTGGATTCTGGGCAATAGATTTCAAATTGTGTAACAtcattaaagaaaaat CAATTGTTAAAGGCatgtcaaaaaaaactaaatgttTTGATTTAGAACATTTTAAAGTAAACAGCCTTCACAAATTAAAG aacagTGAAACTAGAACCGAATCACCTCATTTTTCATCTGATATACGAGTAACAACAG AAACTGAAAGTTTTACCGTGACCAGTTTtgcaaacaaaaaagaaaacaaaaattatgttaatgaTACCGAAGCTatgaaaaatataacatttcgtgaagttaaaaataatgaagaaaatagtTCAGTGTTTCTGACAGTAATAAATGTTATGACATTATCAGGAACACAAAGTTCTACCGTGACCAGTTTAATAGACACAAAGACAAACAACGACAATTATGTTAATGTTACCAAAGTTACGAAAACTAGAACATTTCGTGAAGATAacaataatgaagaaaatagtTCAGTGTTTCTGACAGTAATCGTAATTATAGCTCCGCAATTGTTcctttgtatttttgttatagtgctttttaaaaaacaactgaGGAAAATGTGTTATAAAATTAACCCGGACAGGGATCCAGAAAATATGCCACTACAAAGTGTTGAAATTGAgagcaaaaataatatgtatattaaaaaagctaactttctagaaattttgtaccGCAAATTAGAAAACCACGAATTCAACGAGGAATTTAGC ACATTACCAGCTTTTGCAGACAAGACCTTGGCAGctttaagaaataaaaataaaaacagaaattctATACGAATTAATCTTCCAT ATGACCACAACCGTGTTATTCTTAAAGAACTGGACGGAGTGGGAACAGGCGATTACATAAATGCCAGCTATATTGac GGTTTTAATCGCTCCAGGGCCTACATAGCTAGTCAAGGaccaaaattttctacattaAAAGATTTTTGGAGAATGATTTGGCAAGAAAAtatagaattaataataatggcTACTAATTTTATGACTGACAACGCAAAAAATGTtagaatt AGACTGTGTGCCGAATATTTACCTTCGGGGCTAGATGCAGTTTTTGAATGTGGTCGCATCACAGTAACACTAGTAGATGAACTAAATTGTGGAAATTATGTCAAAAGAAAATTAACAGTTCGTTATTCTGAATACCAGCGAGAAATTTGGCACATTCACATAAACTGGCGCTCTGAATGTCAGCTTCTTTATCCCAATGATTTGATATCAGTTAtcaaagaaatcaaaaaattgtacgaAAAGACTTTGCATCCGATCTTAATACATTCAGG ttTTGGCACTACTAGGACaggactttttattttatgcgaTATGGCGCTAAAAATGCTCGAACAGTGTAACGCTGTTAATGTATATGACTTAGCTGAAAAGTTACGCAAACAACGGTACAACGTTATAAATTCAATG CAACAATACATTTTAGCTCATCTAGTAGTGGCCGAATATATAATGGAGGAAGAATATAGGAGTAAGTCACTTCATACTAATCACTACGAGAATATTggagaaaatttgaaaaaccagTTGatatatcttaaaaaattatgtgagCATGACAAAATTGTTCATCGTTGGATGCCCCAAGCTACGAAATACACTTTTCCTACAGTTTTTG ttgACAGctatgaaaaatatgaaaaatatatacttacaccacaaccaataacaaatgACGAAAATAAGTTTGCTGAGTTTTGGATACTACTGGCTGAAAAATCAATAGATTGTATCGTATTTCTTAACaagatgaaaaaaagt ttgCAGTTATATCCTTGCAGAATTGAATATGAGAATGTTATCGTTAAAGTTgaatgtataaaaataactaaaccTTGTACTTACACCTTAAGAACAATGTCTTTGTTAATTTATGATAAAGCTTCCAAAAAG ATAGAACACCAAAAAGAAGTTGTTTTTTACGAACTTAAAGAACGTGCAATTTTTGCttgtaaaattttgctgaCATTACTTTGTGAAGTTaagaagtttaaaaaaatagctctTTCGTGCAA tgatgaatttaaaatgtgtggGCTATTTCTAGTGTTAGCTTACATAATAGAAAAATACGAAACTGAACTCAAACTCGACGTAATCAATGCAGTACGTGTTGCAAGAAGAAGTGGTACTGAATTTCTTGACACTACG AAGCAATTACAGCGTGTTTATTTGTGTATTcgtgaatatttaaaaaatttccagCGCTATAACTTTATTGATGA CAATTGTTCATCGACCCAAGCAAGCACTTTCGTGTAG